The Anomaloglossus baeobatrachus isolate aAnoBae1 chromosome 5, aAnoBae1.hap1, whole genome shotgun sequence genome includes the window GAAGCGAGCTGTACGATGCTCTCCAGTACGTGGCAGCTTCTCAGCGTTCTTACGGTTTCCTCATACACGGCGTTGACGCTGGTGCACACGCTGTGGCGCTGCAGCTGAGTGTAGCGGCACGCTACTATACTGCCAAGGAGCAAGAAGAAGACGAGCAGGAGCATCCGCATCACTACACCCAGCTTCGATCTCTGCCTTGGTTTTTGCTTCTGCACAGGTTTAGGAGGGATTTCTAAAAAGAAAATGAAATGTCATTGGTGTAAGTGACCCTAAAAAGACAGCACGTCCTTCATATAAACTGTATcctagcatgcgttttttgctactTTATTTAAATGGTCACTATGCTTTCAGACAAAACGCATTGATCGGCAAATGACTTGGCTACAATGAAGGAGTAGAAGCATTTAGACAACTCCGAACATGGTCTCAGGCAATACTCCATAGTCAGTCTTGGAAAAAAAAGCAGCGCTTACGGGAGCACGTCTGCCCCTTCATTTTACCAAGTAGTGgtggttagagttgagcgagtatcgaaatattcgtgttcgcgatactcgtaacaagTAAATTGTAATACTCGcttattcattccaaatagtgagtacaatacaagtcaatgggaaatgcgagtaatttaatTTTCTGCTGgaatccagcagaaaattactcacatttcccaatcAGCGGAATATTACTCGCATATCCCAGTCAGCACAATATTACTCGCATATCCCAATCAGCGGAATATTACTCGCATATCCCAATCAGCGGAATATTACTCGCATATCCCAATCAGCGGAATATTACTCGCATATCCCAGTCAGCGGAATATTACTCGCATATCCCAGTCAGCACAATATTACTCGCATATCCCAATCAGCACAATATTACTCGCATATCCCAATCAGCACAATATTACTCGCATATCCCAATCAGCACAATATTACTCGCATATCCCAATCAGCACAATATTAGTCGCATATCCCAATCAGCACAATATTAGTCGCATATCCCAATCAGCAGAATATTAGTCGCATATCCCAATCAGCACAATATTACTCGCATATCCCAATCAGCACAATATTACTCGCATATCCCAATCAGCACAATATTAGTCGCATATCCCAATCAGCACAATATTACTCGCATATCCCAATCAGCACAATATTACTCGCATATCCCAATCAGCAGAATATTAGTCGCATATCCCAATCAGCAGAATATTACTCGCATATCCCAATCAGCACAATATTAGTCGCATATCCCAATCAGCAGAATATTAGTCGCATATCCCAATCAGCAGAATATTAGTCGCATATCCCAATCAGCAGAATATTACTCGCATATCCCAATCAGCACAATATTACTCGCATATCCCAATCAGCACAATATTACTCGCATATCCCAATCAGCACAATATTACTCGCATATCCCAATCAGCACAATATTACTCGCATATCCCAATCAGCACAATATTACTCGCATATCTCACCGATTTGCATTGTAGTCGCTGTTCTGAACAAATACGCAAATATTACACAGTATTCGTTACAAGTATCATGAATATTTCGatacttgctcatctctagtggtggtcCCTGCATACAGATCCATACTGATCACACATTTCATTGGTCTGTATTACAGGTGTAACGTTCTCCTTAAAGTGCAGTCACCTTTTAAGGTGTAACAGCTGTTCTGCCATAATTCTTATCACAGGGCACAAAAACCAGCAGGGTTTTCATAGGCGCTTCCATGGGATAAAATGGAGATGAGAGACACTATTTCTAAaatgctggttattaaaaatagtatTAAATATGTATATTAGGATGGGTAAGGATTGCCTTTGGGATCTTGTCTAGGAGTGCAGGCTGGAGTAGGGGCCACATACCAGCGGAAAGAGATACAAACATTTTGTACAACTTATTGTGGTAGGTATATATACTACATTATCGGAACAGTGTTTTATTGACTATAGCTATGAGGACGTTAAAGCTTTGTTggttaaaatgaacctgtcaccaggtttttcccttataagttgcgaccaccaccagtgagctcttatatacagtattccagtatACTTCTATATAAGAAACCAGTCTGCTCTTTataacgtaaaaaagacctttattatactctttTAGGGGGTGgttcggtctgatgggtgtcgctgcactTGGTCCGGCGCCTCCCTACATCTTGTGCAGTCACTGTTCTCCTTCCCAGCcacgtgtggatgatgcgtcctatgtcatctacacagaggctgccattgtgctcctgcgcactttgatcttccctgctgaggTCAGAACAAAGTACTGCAGTAAGCATGTGTGAAcgatctttgacctttcctcgcgcctgtgtATTAGAGTACTTtgctcagcagggcagagaaaagtgcaTATGCGCAGGCGTACAATAGCGGTCTCAGTGTTGGTGGCGTAGGACCAGTCATCCACACGCGGCTTGGAAGGAGGATGGTAACTGCACAAGTGAGAGGTGCCGGACCGAGACCTGCGACACTCATTGGACCCAACcgctccctaggtgagtataataaaggtcttttttttacgttatacagagcagcctggactcttatatacagtatgctggaatgctgtatataaaagctcactgATGGTGGCTACAGCTCATAAGCGAAAATCCTGGTAACAGGTTCCCATTAATCGTATGCATACTCTTGACCAGAAAGGCTCAGCAAGAAATTCTGAGAAAGCAAGTGCAATTCCAATAAGCAATTACTGAATTAGACATTTCATGTCTACCATACCAAGGTTTCTATGGGGTTACTATACAAATATCCATTCACAACCAGCAGTAAAGTGTCTTCTGCTGTAGCCCAATGCAGTACACTGATCAGTGAAGGTTAGAAGTGTAAGCGTAGCTGCACTTGTCTGGGTGGAATGACCCATTTAGCAAGTACAAGAATAAAAATGGTAACTGGGTCAAGCTGACTTACTGTGGTTGTCTGCCGGCTCAGTATCTTTTTTCTTCTTCATCTCTTGCTGGGCTGCCTGCTGAGCATCGTAGTCCCTCCTTTTCCGTGCTTTTTGTTGAGCCTTCTGTTTGCGCCGCTGTTCCCGTTCCCGAtcctctttcttcctctgctcggcCTCATGTTTCTGTTTCAGAGCTAAAACAAATGAAACATTCACACTTGAAATGTGTACTCAGACCAGACCATGAATCCCTTACACAACGTGATGAACAAACCTTGCTCTTCCAGAAGCTTGCGCTGCAAGTCCTGTTCTTGTTCAGCCTGGACGACTTTCATGTACTGCAAAACCTGCGCAAGGAAACAAAGACTATAGATTACGATACAAGATTCACACGAGTATAAAACCTTTTaggctccttcacacgtccatgtgtcCGGTACGtgggacgtccgttttcacacgtaccggagacacagacacacttagatccattaaaatcaataggtctgtgcacacctgcgtgttttcacatggaccgtgtagaGCATACGTGTCTCCAAGGGCTCCACACGTAGACGTGtcgcatttttctccggcagcatgggtgtcacacaaaccgcacactgatgtgctccatgtgacatcggtgtgacacgtaccggagaaaacacgtctgaaataaaatgattttctatactcacttgtctccagcactgctatcacttgcttccgaccgccactcattatgctcaatgCATATGtactgcaccgaggaccggaagcagcagcagcgctggagacatcagcaccatggacaggtaagtatagaagttcatgctgtcagtgtgctatgcggAGGTCACATGGATAGCATactgacagaacacacacacacacacacacacacacacacacacacgtgtgaaagaggccttaaaaatAACAAATCCAGCACTTCTCGCTATCGGAAGGTGGGAAGCAATACTGAAGCAGGCCTTGTACAGAGGTCTGGTAGGTATGGTGTGCCTCTCCCCACCAGTAGCCGTTTCATCAGCAGTGCCTCTGCAATTCTGATAATGCCTTTAGAGAGAATCTTCTGTGTACATTTGCTTTGTGATTTCAGAGCAGCATGAGAaccagattccagtgatgtgtcccttGCTGGTCTACATGCGGTTATTTTGttacaatcactgttttctctgctgcagatctagcagtgctcagaatgccgaATACTGTATAATGCCGCCATCAACACTGATTGACAGATTTATGTGTACAAAGAAAGCTACCATAGAcaaaaactgctaatcagtggtgtgggagagGTTACACAGAACAAGCTGACCTGAAGacaactagtcctgtagtgataatctccagcagataaaacattgaatttattgaaacagcaatacacagcccagtaaatgacacatcgctggaagaaggcactctgcctctacatcatgctactcGCAGATTACATATCAAAACCTGCTGACCGTTTCTCTTTAAAGGGTCACATACATTGCTTTGTAGACTATTCACTAACATCAGGGTATTATAGCATTCTAAAGGCATAAAATAAAGATAGAAATATTCAAGGCTTTGTGCCAAGCTTGAAAGGTGTGATAAGAGATAACGTCCTGGTCAGTGGGGGTTTGACAGCTGGGACCCCAAGTGATCACATAAGCAGGGCTCTGAAGAGACACTGATGAATGAGACTTGCACATTTGACctccacgtatatatatatattttcctttcTGTTATAAATCTATAGAATATTTaatattaaagtgcaccaatcaccaggattttcctatataaactaagtccagtgctatactggcactatcaggctgattctatacatacctttagtagtcAGATTGGAGgtctagtttttgaaatacaggcaagtaaagttacagaaatgtccagctatttgattggcagcagctgctgaatagtTAACATATGGGTGGATTTTTGCTATCTATCCCCGCccatctgctgcctggcctctgtagatgctggactgtatgggctccttccaggtaggaGTCAATTCTGTCATGTGACGGGCATGTTAGAAGTGCAGCcaatacagtctaacatctacagaggccaggcagcagacaggggtgttGGAttgatagcaaaacccaacccacatattagctattcagcagctgctgGCAATCAAgaaggaaggagcccatacagtctagcatctacagaggccaggcagcagacgggcgggaatagatagcaaaactccACCCATAtgttagctattcggcagctgctgccaatcaaatagctggacatttctgtaactttacttgcctgtatttcagaaagtatacatccgagctgaccactacaggtatgtatagaatcagcctgatagtgccagtatagcactggctttaggttatataggaaaatcctggtgattggctccCTTTAAGTACGACATCCTACAACAAGTCATCCATACCTCCATCCTACACATACAGCTTCTTACTCACCATTTGGGCACACTCTTTACACTGCTTTTCATCTAGGCAATCTCCAGCAGCTTTGGCCAGAGCAGGGTTCAGGGGATTGTCCTTCAAGTCCAACCACTTTAAGCTCTATAGAAGAATAAGATATGACACATACCTGTGATCGAGCATTACAAATGAGATTCAGACACTACAAACGTATCATGGGAGTCATATACATTTTTGTATGGGCATTTTTTCTCCTAAAAGGATTGAAAGAAAGTGGAAAAGAGTCGGAGCTCAATCCTTGGTCTTTACCTTCAGCTGAGCGAAGGTGACAGGCAGCGCTTTTATCCGATTCTGTAGCAAATCAAGGTGCTGTAAGTTCACTAATCTGCCAAATTCagatggaagttgtagtaactggtTCTTGCTGAGATCCAACCTCACAATGTGAGTGAGAGAGCAGAATTCACCCTGTAAGGCAGCGGAGACATTAGTACGCTCTGATAGGTTATAGCGGGTGTATCGTTTATATTTCTTGCGCACAAGTTTACAGTCTGTAAGTCGTCAATGATTTCTCGCTATGCAGCATCTTACCGGTAACATCGTCAGCTTGTTACAAGAAAGATCCAACACCGTCGCCTTGGGAAGAGCAGCCTGAGGGCAGAAGATTGAAAATCGATCAATGGAACATTCtaagtaaggcctaagacacatggcatgaaaatcggagtgagtggaatgcgataaaacctcacattccactcggaccaatattagcctatgtcccagcacccatgatcaattattttctcagccctaatcggaccaaggaaacaatcgcagcatgctgcgggtgcaatgcgatccttgtttctctcgcacccattcaagtctatggggcgagagaaaagtcgcactgcactcgctgtacactggtgtaccgcgagtgcagtgcgagaatggcaatagccggcaacggaggagagagggagataaatcccttgctcccctcctcagcaccggccctcccctgcagctgtggtccgatcacatgattggtcctcagtcgcagggacactcggctcttgctgtgctgccagcgtgagccgagtgtcatgcgaggatcgcagtagatccccgtgtggccccagcctaactgagGAATACTCCAAGCAAAAATAAGAAGAGCTCATGTATATAGTACAGACAAACCCTAACTAGCTACAGTATCTCCTAATGCATTCTAGTAACAGTGTCTTATAGAAAGTGCTTCAATACACCGGAATACTTTACCCCCTTCACCAaccggcgattttccattttttcctccctttcttccaagagctataactttatttttctgtcaatatagccttatgagggctttttttttttacaatcgtaATTTTGAATGAgagcattcattctgccccatattgtactagaaaatgggataaaattccaagtgcggtgaaattgtaaaaaaacaaaaggttcaattccacaattgttttttgggttttttatttaccatgttcattgtatggtaaaactaacctggcatGAGGTTTCCCCAGGTCAGTGTAAGctcgtagatatcaaacatgtatagttgttttttgttttttttacttaagtGGTGAAAAACTAATCTGAAATTAATCTTAAAAACAGAAAAGAATTTGacgcattttccaagacccgtagtgtCGTGTACTCATTTTTCGGGATCAGGGGCTCAGTGACTgtttattttttgcgtcctgagctgacgtttttaaattATATCATTTCTTCTGTACAGAGAGGTACTTCATCACAGCAACAGCAAACCGCTAAAAATGCTGATGCTCACAGGAACTTTATCATGACAGTGTTCATCAGATGACctccggctgtcatgacaacccattggcatccAGTGATCCCATTATGGAGAAGTCGATGGGGGCGGGGAATGGTGTGCTCCACGCCGATGcgcgttaaatcccactgtcagatatTGACAGTGGGATTCAATTGGTTAATGggtgtgggtggatctctgatccacacgcacctgttaggctggtttcacatatccggcttgtTGCAGATTAGCCAGATTCGGCACACGCCAGTacaatgtatacagtacaatggcagtgcgacaagcaccggtcacatgctgttatgtgactggagcatgtgacccggaggttGCGGCGCTGccgttgtactgtatacactgtactgacgTGCGCCGAATCAGGCAAACcgtcaaaaagccggatgtgtgaaacggcccttagctgCACATATCGGATTATCAGATCAGCTGACTTGCGAGTGGAAAAATGCGGGCTTGGCAAGTGAGCCCGCATGAAAGGGAAAgacacgaccttggacgtaccggtagatccaaggtcatgaaggagttaaagggaacttgtcacaaaATTCATGCTGCC containing:
- the LRRC59 gene encoding leucine-rich repeat-containing protein 59, yielding MSRVVGKAGNLRDKLDGNELDLSLSDLSEIPVRDLAALPKATVLDLSCNKLTMLPGEFCSLTHIVRLDLSKNQLLQLPSEFGRLVNLQHLDLLQNRIKALPVTFAQLKSLKWLDLKDNPLNPALAKAAGDCLDEKQCKECAQMVLQYMKVVQAEQEQDLQRKLLEEQALKQKHEAEQRKKEDREREQRRKQKAQQKARKRRDYDAQQAAQQEMKKKKDTEPADNHKIPPKPVQKQKPRQRSKLGVVMRMLLLVFFLLLGSIVACRYTQLQRHSVCTSVNAVYEETVRTLRSCHVLESIVQLASRQ